The sequence below is a genomic window from Streptomyces sp. NBC_00289.
GTGGCGGGGTCCTTGCGCAGGCACTCGCGGACGAGGTCGGCGATGCCCTCGGGCACGCCCGTGAGATCGGGCTCCTCCTGGGCGATGCGGAACATCAGGGCGTGCGCCCCGCTGTGGGCGGCGCCGAACGGCAGGCGGCCGGTGGCGGCGTACGCGAGGACCGAGCCGAGGCAGAAGACGTCGCACGCGGGCGTGATCCGGTCGCCCCGCACCTGCTCGGGCGCCATGAAACCGGGTGAGCCGACGAGCGCGCCGGTCCGGGTCAGACCGGCCTCCGTCACGGTCTCCAGCGCCCGCGCGATGCCGAAGTCGATCACTCGCGGGCCGTCGATGGTGACGAGCACGTTGGACGGCTTCAGGTCCCGGTGCACTATCCCGGCGGCGTGGATGTCCCCCAGCGCGTGCGCGAGCCCGGCCGCCAGGATGCGTACCGACCGCTCCGGCAGCGCCCCGTGGTCCTGCCCGACGACCTGCTGGAGGCTCGGCCCGGCGACGTACCCGGTGGCGACCCAGGGCACCGCGGCCTCGGTGTCCGCGTCCAGCACCGGCGCGGTCCAGTGGCCGCCGACCTGACGCGCGGCCTCGACCTCGTGCCGGAAGCGGGCCCGGAACTCCTCCTGCGCGGCCAGCTCCGGCCGCACCAGCTTGACGGCGACCGTACGGCCTCGCTCCGACCGGGCGAGGTACACGTGCCCCATGCCGCCCGCGCCCAGCCGCGCCAGCAGCCGGTACGCCCCGATCCGCAGCGGATCCCCGGCCCCCAGCTTCTCCATCGCAGGCCCTCCCCGAAACGTGCCCGTGGAACAGCCCCACGATAGTGCGGGCATACGGCGGGGCCGGCGGCCCGCTGTCTACGGTTCCGTAACAGCCGTCGCCGTCTCGTCCGCACCCGTGGAGATCTGTTCCAGTGCCTTCGACAGCCGCTCCAGTACGGCCACGGCCTCGGCGAGGTCGGCGTCCCCGAGCTCCTCGGCCAGCCGGTCGGCGAGGGCGGCGTGGCCCGGGCCGATCCGCTCGACGGCCGCGCGGCCCCGCGCGGTGGGGGCGAGGAGCTTGGCGCGGCGGTGGGCGGGGTTGGGCCGGTACTCGGCGAGACCGCGGTCCACCAGCAGGTCGGCGATCCGCTGGACGCTCTGCCGTGTGATGCCCATGGCGCGGGCGATGCCGGACACGGGCAGCGGTTCGCCCAGCACCGCGCCGAGCACCTGCCACCAGGCGGCGGTGAGTCCCGCGGGCACCGCCAGTTCCTCCGCCACGGCGAGGAACTGACCGTTGAGCCGGAAGACGCCGAGCGCCCCGCGGCTGAGCAGGTCCTGACGCTCGTGGCTCACGCGGCGCCGGCCTTCGCGAGCACCGCGTACGCCTGCGGGTCGGAGTCGTGGAACAGCCGGTACCAGGCGTCGAGGACCTCACCCTCGTACACCCCGAGGAGGCGGAAGATCTCGCGGGCGAAGGCGACGGGCTCGGTGGGGCCGGCGGTGACGAGGCCCCGGTCGGTGACGGCGTCCGCCTCGACGTACCGGCCGCCGCCCGCGTAGCCCGTCGCCGCCAGGTACAAGGAGACCGCGCTGGTGTGGTCGCGGTCGTCCAGCAGGCCCTCGCGGGCCAGTCCGGCGGTGGCACCGCAGATCGCGGCGACCGGGACGCCGGCGTCCAGGAAGGCGCGGGCCGTGCGGGCGAAGGGCGCGAGGTCGTCGGACGTGTCCCACAGGTCCGCGCCCGGCAGGATCAGCAGGGACGCGTCCTCGGGCCGTACGTCGTCCAGGGCCAGGTCGGGCCGGACGCTCAGCCCGCCGATGCTGGACACCGGGTCGGTCGACGCACCCACCGTCCGCACCGCGTGGCCGGCCCGCGCGAGGTACGCCGTCGCGTGGCCCGTCTCCCAGTCGGCGAACGTGTCGTACACGGCGAGGTGAACGGGCTTGCGGCTGTTGCTGCTCCTGCTGTTCATGGCTCCTCCTCCGGCTCCCCGAAATTGCTCGGAACGCCTCCGAACTCCTCGGACTCCTCGAAGCGATATCGCATATGACAACACGCTGTCACTTCGACAGCTTGCTGTCAATAGAGCGTTCCGCCCGCGCCGACGCGCGACAACC
It includes:
- a CDS encoding MarR family winged helix-turn-helix transcriptional regulator, whose protein sequence is MSHERQDLLSRGALGVFRLNGQFLAVAEELAVPAGLTAAWWQVLGAVLGEPLPVSGIARAMGITRQSVQRIADLLVDRGLAEYRPNPAHRRAKLLAPTARGRAAVERIGPGHAALADRLAEELGDADLAEAVAVLERLSKALEQISTGADETATAVTEP
- a CDS encoding DJ-1/PfpI family protein, giving the protein MNSRSSNSRKPVHLAVYDTFADWETGHATAYLARAGHAVRTVGASTDPVSSIGGLSVRPDLALDDVRPEDASLLILPGADLWDTSDDLAPFARTARAFLDAGVPVAAICGATAGLAREGLLDDRDHTSAVSLYLAATGYAGGGRYVEADAVTDRGLVTAGPTEPVAFAREIFRLLGVYEGEVLDAWYRLFHDSDPQAYAVLAKAGAA